The Saprospiraceae bacterium genome contains the following window.
TCAGGAAAATTTGTTTGCAATTCTTCCTCTATTTTTTCTGTTCCAAAGCCAAGTATTTTTAGAGTTGCCTGTCCACAATCCGGACAACGTACTGGAATGGGTTTAAAATTTCCACAGATATGACATTTTAATTTCTCTTGTTGTTTATGCAGAGTCATTCGTACATCGCACCGCTCGCAACTTGCTTCCCAATTGCAGTTGGCGCATTGCAACAAAGGACTGTAGCCTCTTCGGTTTCTAAATAAAATGACTTGTTTTTTCTGATCTAAGTTGAGTTGAATTTCTTTTAGTAATTGTTCAGAAAACAAGCCTTTCATTCTGCCAAATTGTTGGGCTTCTTTTAAAGAAATTGTAGTCACGTCAGGCAGTTCACTTTCTCCAAATCGTTGATCTAAAAAAGTATAACCATATTTATTTTGCTTTGCATTGTAATAGGACTCAATGGAAGGGGTCGCTGAACCTAAAAGCACTTTAGCATTAAATAATTTTGCCAGAATTATGGCAGAATCCCGTGCTTGATATCTTGGTGCCGAATCGTTTTGCTTGTAGGATGCATCATGTTCTTCATCGACAATGATCAATCCCAATCGATCAAATGGTAAAAAGATGGAAGACCTTGCACCAATAAAAACCTGTGTATGTTTCATGGCTGCATTCCAAACCGCAAATTTTGTTTTTAAACCTAAATCAGAATGATATTCCAACAGCTGTTCTCCAAAATAATACTTTAATCGACTCACCAATTGGGTCGTCAATGCAATTTCTGGGACCAGGTACAAAACTTGTAATCCTTTATCGAGATATTCCTGAATTAACTTTATATAGATCATGGTTTTTCCGCTTCCGGTTACGCCATGTAATAAGCAGGTTTGATGTTTGATCCAATGTGCTTTAATTTCTAATTGACAATTGTTTTGATTTTCACTCAGTTCCAGTGGAACAAATGCTTGATCCTGGTTTGGATACACATATTTTTCCAAAACACATTCTTCGTATAAACCTTTCTTGATCAAAGCGTCGGTCACGCTTTTATCTGTGGCACTGATTCGTTGCAATTCCACTCGCTTGATCCAATCGTAATTCTTTTTAATTTGCAAATAATTCAAAAACGAACGGGATTGTCGTTCCGATTTCTGAATCTGATTGAGCAGCTCATTTAATAAATTCTGATCTTCCTTTAATTGATTTGGAATGCGAATCCATGAAATGGTTGGGATCTCAGATTTGTCTTCCAATTTTTCCCGCGCAGCAATCCAACGTCGATCCACCATGCTGTTGATCAATTTTAAAATGGACTGCTTCTGAATAATTTGTTGAACTTCTGAAATACTCAACTCATTTCGCACATCCAGCGCTTCCAGGATCAAGTATTCATCATCTTCCAGGAATTCTGGATAGTCTGATTCCTCTATTAATTTATATATCCGGGTTTCTGAAGCTAATTTAAATAAGGAAGGCAGAGCAGCTGTCATCAGTTCTCCTAGACTGCACACATAATATGTACTTAACCATTCCCAGAATTCCAATTGTTTTGAACGTACGATAGGCTCCTGATCTATAATTGCTATGATTGATTTTGTTTTATTCCAAGCTGGAGTATCATGAATTACTTTTACCAATGCTGCATAGTGTTTTTTCTTGCCAAATTCAACTTCAACACGACAGCCTACTTTTAAGTCAGGCACTAGCTCCTCCGGTATGGCATAAGTAAACGTACCTGCTACGGAAAGCGGAAAAATGAGTTCAGCGTATCTTTTAATTGGTGATTGGTTAAACATTTATTCTTACTTCTTAAACGCAAAATAAACGGCACCAACTAAAAAACAAGCGCTGATCAGATGATTCCATTGAAAACGTTCTTGTTTGAAAAAGATAAATGCAAACACAAAAAAAACAACCAAGGTAATTGCTTCTTGAAGTACTTTGAGCTGGACCAAACTGAAAGGTCCATAATTTCCGGTATAACCGTATCGATTTGCAGGAACCTGAATGCAATATTCAAAAAATGCGATTCCCCAACTCAACAAAATGATCTGGACTAATCCAAAAGATTGCGCCCAGGGAAATTCTTTAATTTTCAAATGCCCATACCAGGCAATGGTCATAAACACATTTGCTACAATTAACAGAAGGATGGTAGAAAAAACTTTCAAATTAGGGTTTTTGCAAATATATCAAACTGCTTACAATTAATCTCTTTGGCCATAGTTCAAATTAAGAATATCGTTTCAAGCTCAATAAAATTCTTAAATTTGTAAGAATCCGTCACAAATGATTAAAAGCTTTCTTTTGATTAGTTACTTTCTGGCAATTGCCATGCCTGGCTTTTCCCAATTTGCTCCCGAGGATTGTGCAAATGGCCTGGATGACGATTTAGATGGATTTATTGATCTCAACGATCCAGATTGTAAATGCAAAGGAATTAAAGACACTCTGTTTGTTCCATCTTCTTTGATCCCCAATCCTTCTTTTGAAGAGTATAATTGCTGCCCAACGGGATTGATGCAATTGAATTGTTCCAAAAACTGGATTCAGGCTTCAGCTGCTACATCAGACTATTTTCATACTTGCGGTTTTTCACAAGATCCAATGCGGGGCAGTCCACCTCAACCATTGCCGGCAGGGAATGGATATGTTGGTTTTTTGGATTTGATGAATCATCCTTTACGCAACTCCACTTACAAAGAATATGTCGGAGCTTGTCTAAATAATATCATGCAGGCAGGGAAAGAGTACACACTCAGTTTTTGGATTGGTTTTGGGAATCCTGGAAATTCTTATGGGCCAAGGGCCATAACGACTTTAGGAATTTTTGGCACAACAAAATGTGCGAACCTGCCTTTTGGAGGAGCGAATGGGTGGCTTTGCCCAACAAATTATCCAAACTGGTTTCAACTTACGACCGTAACAGCCAGCGGAACCCGTAAATGGGTCAAAGTGAAGTTAAAGCTTAAACCAAACCAAAACATAGAGGCATTAGTTGTTGGACCTGGTTGTACCCGGGCAGATGGATTATATTATTTTTTTATTGATGAGTTACTATTAGAAGAAACAACAAAATTTGATTCACTTCAATTGGCCATCACAGGCAATCCTTGTGCAGATACCATCCACTTAGCATCGCCTAAAAGTTTGGTTACCCAAATTAAATACCAATGGTATAAAGATGGAATAGCACTTGTAGGTGCAAATGATCCAAATTTTATCATTCCTCCCGGTCAACAAGGTCGTTATGTTTTAAGAGCTTCTGATGGAAATGACTGTGAATTAAGCAATAGTTATTTATATAAAATTGATACGTTTAATACCGACCTTAAAAGACAAATTTGTTTTGGAGATCACATTCAGGTCGGAACTAATTTCTTCGATAGTTCTGGCACTTATCAGGTTCAATTAAAAACCAATAAAGGCTGCGACAGTTTGGTAAATCTGGAATTGACTGTAATCAAACCAAAAACATTTACCATTGATTCCGCAATATGCAAAGGCGATAAAATCAGAATCAACAATCAGGACTATGATTCCAACGGAACCTATCCGATTCATACACAAACGTCCTATGGTTGTGATAGTTTGACAACCTTAAATTTACAAGTCATTGACCCAATTCAAAGTAATTTGGACATTGCCATTTGCGAAGGCAACTATTATTTATTTGAAAAAGACACAATTAGAAATGCGGGCAGCTATTCAAAAATACTGTCCTCCGCTATCGGATGTGATAGCACGGTCAAAATACAGGTAAGCGTTTTTAAAAAAAGTTCAATTATACTGGACACTGCGATTTGCGATGGCCAAAATCTTGCAGTAGGAAATCAAGTTCTTGATCAAGCAGGCAGCTATCCGTTTAACTTATTATCCAGCCATGGTTGTGATAGTACTTTAATTCTTAATCTTGGAATCAATCCAGTTTACAATCGATTGATTGATACTAGTTTTTGTGGTGGTAATTCACTGCAAATAGGAAATCAGGTATTTAATCAAACGGGAACTTATTCAATAAATTTAATCAGTAAAGCAGGTTGTGATAGCAATTTTCAAATAAGATTGAATGTGTTACCAAGTCTTATCAATGCATTGGACACCTTTATTTGTGAAGGGGAAACATTTGTGTTTCAAGGACAGGCCTATAACAAAACTGGTTTTTATGAAAAACGATTTACAAATCAATTTG
Protein-coding sequences here:
- the priA gene encoding primosomal protein N' encodes the protein MFNQSPIKRYAELIFPLSVAGTFTYAIPEELVPDLKVGCRVEVEFGKKKHYAALVKVIHDTPAWNKTKSIIAIIDQEPIVRSKQLEFWEWLSTYYVCSLGELMTAALPSLFKLASETRIYKLIEESDYPEFLEDDEYLILEALDVRNELSISEVQQIIQKQSILKLINSMVDRRWIAAREKLEDKSEIPTISWIRIPNQLKEDQNLLNELLNQIQKSERQSRSFLNYLQIKKNYDWIKRVELQRISATDKSVTDALIKKGLYEECVLEKYVYPNQDQAFVPLELSENQNNCQLEIKAHWIKHQTCLLHGVTGSGKTMIYIKLIQEYLDKGLQVLYLVPEIALTTQLVSRLKYYFGEQLLEYHSDLGLKTKFAVWNAAMKHTQVFIGARSSIFLPFDRLGLIIVDEEHDASYKQNDSAPRYQARDSAIILAKLFNAKVLLGSATPSIESYYNAKQNKYGYTFLDQRFGESELPDVTTISLKEAQQFGRMKGLFSEQLLKEIQLNLDQKKQVILFRNRRGYSPLLQCANCNWEASCERCDVRMTLHKQQEKLKCHICGNFKPIPVRCPDCGQATLKILGFGTEKIEEELQTNFPDHIIKRLDLDIARTRKMQQKIIEEFQDREVDILVGTQMVTKGLDFDGVNLVAVVQVDQMLFYPDFRAQERAFQLLTQVGGRAGRRKEKGQVLIQGFQIFHPVIHFVVNHDLQSFYTQELFERKKFHYPPYVRLIKIQFLHTRLPVLEDAIDVFCKQLKVLYGKRILGPAEPNLSKIKGYFVRELLIKIEKESKQITTIKKEILLKIQELKSKAGMSSLRIQIDVDP
- a CDS encoding DMT family protein; the protein is MKVFSTILLLIVANVFMTIAWYGHLKIKEFPWAQSFGLVQIILLSWGIAFFEYCIQVPANRYGYTGNYGPFSLVQLKVLQEAITLVVFFVFAFIFFKQERFQWNHLISACFLVGAVYFAFKK
- a CDS encoding gliding motility-associated C-terminal domain-containing protein; its protein translation is MISYFLAIAMPGFSQFAPEDCANGLDDDLDGFIDLNDPDCKCKGIKDTLFVPSSLIPNPSFEEYNCCPTGLMQLNCSKNWIQASAATSDYFHTCGFSQDPMRGSPPQPLPAGNGYVGFLDLMNHPLRNSTYKEYVGACLNNIMQAGKEYTLSFWIGFGNPGNSYGPRAITTLGIFGTTKCANLPFGGANGWLCPTNYPNWFQLTTVTASGTRKWVKVKLKLKPNQNIEALVVGPGCTRADGLYYFFIDELLLEETTKFDSLQLAITGNPCADTIHLASPKSLVTQIKYQWYKDGIALVGANDPNFIIPPGQQGRYVLRASDGNDCELSNSYLYKIDTFNTDLKRQICFGDHIQVGTNFFDSSGTYQVQLKTNKGCDSLVNLELTVIKPKTFTIDSAICKGDKIRINNQDYDSNGTYPIHTQTSYGCDSLTTLNLQVIDPIQSNLDIAICEGNYYLFEKDTIRNAGSYSKILSSAIGCDSTVKIQVSVFKKSSIILDTAICDGQNLAVGNQVLDQAGSYPFNLLSSHGCDSTLILNLGINPVYNRLIDTSFCGGNSLQIGNQVFNQTGTYSINLISKAGCDSNFQIRLNVLPSLINALDTFICEGETFVFQGQAYNKTGFYEKRFTNQFGCDSSFQLNLSVRTKADSYIDTFFCQNSLIRIGKSDYNQPGDFIQNYFNNNQCDSIIHIHLTERPSYANKIDTALCFGSSFNFDQKILTQSGNYQFNYKTAAGCDSSYSIQLNILNQNIHQIDTTICFNSSIQINSHLINRDTSFENILTATSGCDSILKVSIHLTTPAVLMIDKTPVKCYGDANGQINVSASGNHDPYTYSWSDINNQPNRTQLKSGIYNLTVTDNAGCQITESVEIETPPVLELDYIGKDATCLETEYGNLFITKLSGGTPPYQLSVDRQIKLFKDNYEQILIGNHILELQDSNGCRLLYNFTIDPPIIGLVDLNPDSLSVILGDSVYLELHTLDIDSIARIEWSGPGLISCKTCLKTSVFINTSGGWFRVKITDVNGCIYEESIWISSKQIYNVPNVFSPNGDNINDYFNIFTDRSIENIELLQIFDRWGDLVYKSRNFKPNGIDGAWNGEVNGQKALPGVYVYLFLFSDKTGKHFKASGNITLLR